The following proteins are co-located in the Xyrauchen texanus isolate HMW12.3.18 chromosome 43, RBS_HiC_50CHRs, whole genome shotgun sequence genome:
- the LOC127635659 gene encoding ATP-sensitive inward rectifier potassium channel 1-like has protein sequence MFQFIQKKIHNKTAKRKSMRTRLVTKDGHCNIKFGTNEYQNHFAFIMDFWTTFVEIRWCFLIVLFFATFTGSWFIFGLLWYSLAKSNGDLDRLQNTSESPHLKCIENINSLTTAFLYSVETQTTIGYGGRALTGHCPGTVALLIIQSLMGAIINCFMCGLILAKISLPKRRAKTVTFSETAVISMWKGNLCLQVRVANLRKTLLIGSQIYGKLLRTTITPEGQTIILDQVNIEFLVDAGKDNLFFVCPLTLYHVIDKSSPFTEMDADTLQQQDFELVVFLDGTAESTSLSCQVRTSFLPWEIQWGYNFLPFISRTKGGKYSVDMSNFSKTEPVVTPHCACCFQNEHNKELILHCHGHEGADNLGFDIIDLQDSLDVNIMGD, from the coding sequence ATGTTCCAGTTCATCCAGAAAAAGATTCACAATAAAACTGCTAAACGTAAAAGTATGAGAACTCGTCTTGTTACCAAGGATGGCCACTGCAACATTAAATTTGGGACCAATGAATATCAAAACCATTTTGCTTTCATCATGGACTTCTGGACTACATTTGTTGAAATACGCTggtgttttttaattgttttattttttgctacCTTCACTGGAAGCTGGTTCATTTTTGGGTTACTCTGGTATTCACTTGCGAAAAGTAACGGAGACTTAGATAGACTCCAGAATACATCAGAATCCCCCCATTTGAAGTGTATAGAGAATATTAACAGTCTCACTACAGCCTTCTTATACTCTGTAGAGACACAAACAACAATTGGGTATGGCGGTCGGGCTCTAACGGGTCACTGCCCGGGCACTGTTGCTCTGTTGATCATCCAGTCCCTAATGGGCGCCATAATAAACTGCTTTATGTGTGGACTCATTCTGGCAAAGATCTCGCTCCcaaagaggagagcaaaaacaGTCACTTTCAGTGAAACAGCAGTCATCTCTATGTGGAAAGGAAATCTATGCCTGCAGGTCCGAGTGGCCAATTTAAGAAAAACCCTTCTAATTGGAAGCCAGATTTATGGAAAGCTCCTTCGCACTACCATCACTCCAGAGGGGCAGACAATAATCCTGGACCAGGTGAACATTGAATTTTTGGTTGATGCTGGTAAGGACAACCTCTTCTTTGTTTGTCCACTCACATTGTACCATGTAATCGACAAGTCCAGCCCATTTACAGAGATGGACGCAGACACTCTTCAACAGCAGGACTTTGAGTTGGTAGTCTTCTTGGATGGTACGGCCGAATCCACCAGCTTGTCCTGCCAAGTCCGGACCTCCTTTCTTCCCTGGGAGATTCAGTGGGGTTACAATTTCTTGCCCTTCATATCTCGCACCAAGGGAGGAAAATACAGTGTCGACATGTCCAACTTCTCCAAAACAGAGCCAGTGGTCACGCCACACTGTGCGTGCTGTTTCCAGAATGAACATAACAAGGAATTAATTCTCCACTGTCATGGACATGAAGGTGCTGATAATCTGGGATTTGACATTATTGATCTTCAAGATTCCTTAGATGTAAATATAATGGGTGactga